One part of the Streptomyces sp. AM 2-1-1 genome encodes these proteins:
- a CDS encoding ATP-binding protein, with protein sequence MTVPLDRHYLVELQVSAERVSQLRRIVAAHLRHWSLDLHVRPVCRALEELLTNVHRHVGGDNECVIELRWTGRHLTVAVADNGAGMPRLLAAGGGLSRVMALSDSWGTCRTDDGKVVWFTRYAEVPHATGLLPRTPPDGAPESHPLPPAVLA encoded by the coding sequence ATGACCGTTCCACTCGACCGGCACTACCTGGTCGAACTGCAGGTGTCGGCAGAACGCGTTTCCCAGCTGCGGCGCATCGTCGCGGCGCACCTGCGCCACTGGAGTCTCGATCTGCACGTCCGCCCGGTGTGCCGGGCACTGGAGGAGCTCCTGACCAACGTCCACCGCCACGTCGGCGGGGACAACGAGTGCGTCATCGAGCTCCGTTGGACCGGCCGCCACCTGACGGTGGCCGTGGCCGACAACGGAGCGGGGATGCCCAGGCTGCTCGCCGCCGGCGGCGGACTGAGCCGGGTCATGGCGCTCAGCGACAGCTGGGGCACCTGCCGGACCGACGACGGCAAAGTCGTCTGGTTCACCCGCTACGCCGAGGTGCCGCACGCGACCGGCCTGCTGCCCCGTACGCCCCCCGACGGCGCACCGGAGTCCCACCCGCTGCCTCCCGCGGTCCTCGCCTGA
- a CDS encoding NADP-dependent succinic semialdehyde dehydrogenase, which translates to MPIATVNPANGETLRTYDAIDAGEIEQRLANAYETFRTYRTTGFAERAALLHRAADLLDADRDMIARTMTLEMGKPLAAARAEAAKCAKAMRWYAAHAEELLADEHPSDEDVKDSGATRARVHYRPLGVVLAVMPWNFPLWQVVRFAAPALMAGNVGLLKHASNVPQTALYLGDLFRRAGFPAGAFQTLLVGSGAIEAVLRDDRVAAATLTGSEPAGRSVAAVAGDTVKKTVLELGGSDPFLVLSSADVERAARTAVTARVQNNGQSCIAAKRFIVHTDVYDAFATRFTAAMRALTVGDPLQESTDVGPLASEQGRTDLEELVDDATAKGARALCGGGRPKDLGAELEKGWFYAPTVLAGITPAMRIHREETFGPVATLYRVSGLDEALEVANDTPFGLSSNVWTRDPQEMERCVRDLEAGGVFFNGMTASHPALPFGGVKHSGYGRELAGHGIREFCNATTVWYGPAGDDAA; encoded by the coding sequence ATGCCCATCGCGACGGTGAACCCCGCGAACGGCGAAACGCTGAGGACGTACGACGCGATCGACGCCGGGGAGATCGAGCAGCGGCTCGCCAACGCGTACGAGACCTTCCGCACCTACCGCACCACGGGTTTTGCCGAACGGGCAGCCCTGCTGCACCGGGCCGCCGACCTCCTGGACGCGGACCGCGACATGATCGCCCGGACCATGACCCTCGAAATGGGCAAGCCGCTGGCGGCGGCACGGGCCGAGGCCGCGAAGTGCGCCAAGGCCATGCGCTGGTACGCGGCCCACGCCGAGGAACTGCTGGCCGACGAACACCCCTCGGACGAGGACGTGAAGGACTCCGGTGCCACCCGCGCGCGGGTCCACTACCGGCCGCTCGGTGTCGTCCTCGCCGTGATGCCGTGGAACTTCCCGCTCTGGCAGGTGGTCCGCTTCGCGGCACCCGCGCTGATGGCGGGCAACGTCGGCCTGCTGAAGCACGCGTCGAACGTGCCGCAGACCGCCCTCTACCTGGGTGACCTGTTCCGTCGGGCAGGATTCCCCGCCGGAGCCTTCCAGACGCTCCTGGTCGGCTCCGGTGCCATCGAGGCCGTCCTCCGGGACGACCGCGTCGCCGCGGCCACCCTCACCGGCAGCGAGCCGGCCGGCCGTTCCGTCGCCGCCGTCGCCGGGGACACCGTGAAGAAGACCGTGCTCGAACTCGGCGGCAGCGACCCGTTCCTGGTCCTGTCCTCCGCCGACGTCGAACGGGCCGCGAGGACCGCCGTCACCGCCCGGGTGCAGAACAACGGCCAGTCCTGCATCGCCGCCAAACGGTTCATCGTCCACACCGACGTGTACGACGCCTTCGCGACACGCTTCACCGCCGCGATGAGGGCGCTCACGGTCGGCGACCCGCTCCAGGAGTCCACCGACGTCGGCCCGCTCGCCAGCGAACAGGGCCGCACCGACCTGGAGGAACTCGTCGACGACGCCACGGCGAAGGGAGCGCGGGCCCTCTGCGGCGGGGGACGGCCGAAGGACCTCGGTGCGGAGCTGGAGAAGGGCTGGTTCTACGCCCCGACGGTCCTGGCCGGCATCACCCCCGCGATGCGGATCCACCGCGAGGAGACCTTCGGCCCGGTGGCCACCCTCTACCGGGTCTCCGGACTCGACGAAGCCCTGGAGGTCGCGAACGACACCCCGTTCGGCCTCAGTTCCAACGTGTGGACCCGCGACCCGCAGGAGATGGAGCGGTGCGTCCGCGACCTGGAGGCCGGCGGTGTCTTCTTCAACGGCATGACCGCCTCGCACCCCGCCCTCCCCTTCGGAGGGGTGAAGCACTCCGGCTACGGCAGGGAACTCGCCGGCCACGGCATCCGGGAGTTCTGCAACGCCACCACCGTCTGGTACGGCCCCGCGGGGGACGACGCGGCCTGA
- a CDS encoding phosphoketolase family protein, which translates to MTTTAGQPAPLSAPLTDDELAALDAHWRAANYLAVGQIYLMANPLLEQPLAREHIKPRLLGHWGTSPGLNLVHTHLNRVIKARNQQALCIWGPGHGGPAVLANSWLEGTYSQAYPDISRDATGMAALFRQFSFPGGVPSHVAPETPGSIHEGGELGYSLAHAYGAAYDHPDLLVACVVGDGEAETGPLAASWHSNKFLDPVHDGAVLPILHLNGYKIANPTVLARLPEAELDQLLRGYGHDPIHVSGDEPADVHRALAGAMDLALDRIGEHQRAARGGRSTGRPRWPMIVLRTPKGWTGPGEVDGLPVEGTWRAHQVPLSGVRDNPDHLRQLEAWLRSYRPDELFDDAGRPTAPVLSAIPEGDLRLGATPYANGGLLLRELPVPPLDDHAVTVDKPGADSHEPTKVLGRLLEGVMAATAARRDFRIVGADETASNRLDALYGATGKAWQEKTLPTDEHLSRDGRVMEILSEHLCQGWLEGYLLTGRHGLFSSYEAFAHIVDSMVNQHIKWLRASRRIAWRRPIASLNYLLTSHVWRQDHNGFSHQDPGFVDHVLNKSPEVVRVYLPPDTNTLLSTADHVLRSRDYVNVIVCGKQPTFDWLTMDQARAHCARGAGVWEWAGTEDGTREPDVVLACAGDVPTLETMAAADLLRRHLPDLAVRVVNVVDMTRLLPHGEHPHGMPDNEYDALFTRDKPVIFAYHGYPWLVHRLAYRRAGHANLHVRGYKEEGTTTTPFDMVVRNDLDRYRLVMDVVDRVPGLGVRAVAVRQAMADARSRHHDYIREFGEDMPEVADWSWTG; encoded by the coding sequence GTGACCACCACCGCCGGGCAGCCGGCCCCCCTTTCCGCCCCACTCACGGACGACGAGCTCGCCGCTCTCGACGCCCACTGGCGGGCGGCCAACTACCTCGCGGTGGGCCAGATCTACCTCATGGCCAACCCGCTGCTGGAGCAGCCACTCGCCCGCGAACACATCAAGCCGCGGCTGCTGGGCCACTGGGGCACCTCGCCCGGACTCAACCTCGTGCACACCCACCTCAACCGGGTGATCAAGGCACGGAACCAACAGGCGCTCTGCATCTGGGGACCCGGCCACGGCGGTCCCGCCGTCCTCGCCAACTCCTGGCTCGAGGGCACCTACTCGCAGGCCTACCCCGACATCAGCCGGGACGCCACGGGCATGGCGGCGCTGTTCCGGCAGTTCTCGTTCCCGGGCGGAGTGCCGAGCCACGTGGCACCCGAGACACCGGGTTCCATCCACGAGGGCGGCGAACTGGGGTACTCCCTCGCGCACGCCTACGGCGCCGCCTACGACCACCCCGACCTGCTCGTCGCCTGCGTGGTGGGCGACGGGGAGGCGGAGACCGGACCGCTCGCGGCCTCCTGGCACTCGAACAAGTTCCTCGACCCGGTGCACGACGGTGCCGTCCTGCCGATCCTCCACCTCAACGGGTACAAGATCGCCAATCCGACCGTGCTGGCCCGTCTCCCCGAGGCCGAACTCGACCAGCTGCTGCGGGGATACGGCCACGACCCGATCCACGTCAGCGGCGACGAGCCCGCGGACGTGCACCGGGCGCTCGCAGGCGCGATGGACCTGGCACTCGACCGCATCGGCGAACACCAGCGCGCCGCCCGCGGCGGCCGGTCCACCGGACGCCCCCGCTGGCCCATGATCGTGCTGCGTACGCCCAAGGGGTGGACCGGCCCCGGGGAGGTCGACGGACTGCCCGTCGAAGGGACCTGGCGCGCCCATCAGGTCCCGCTCTCCGGGGTCCGCGACAACCCCGACCACCTGCGGCAGCTGGAGGCGTGGCTGCGCTCCTACCGGCCCGACGAACTCTTCGACGACGCCGGCCGCCCCACCGCTCCGGTGCTCTCCGCGATCCCCGAGGGCGACCTCAGGCTGGGCGCGACCCCGTACGCCAACGGCGGGCTGCTGCTGCGCGAGCTCCCGGTGCCCCCGCTCGACGACCATGCCGTCACCGTCGACAAGCCCGGCGCCGACTCCCACGAACCCACCAAGGTCCTCGGCCGGCTCCTCGAAGGCGTCATGGCCGCGACCGCCGCGCGCCGGGACTTCCGGATCGTCGGCGCGGACGAGACCGCGTCCAACCGGCTCGACGCCCTCTACGGTGCGACCGGCAAAGCCTGGCAGGAGAAGACCCTCCCGACCGACGAACACCTCTCCCGCGACGGCCGGGTCATGGAGATCCTCTCCGAACATCTCTGCCAGGGCTGGCTGGAGGGGTACCTGCTCACCGGGCGCCACGGACTGTTCTCCAGCTACGAGGCGTTCGCCCACATCGTCGACTCCATGGTCAACCAGCACATCAAGTGGCTGCGCGCCTCGCGTCGGATCGCCTGGCGCCGCCCCATCGCCTCGCTCAACTACCTGCTCACCTCGCACGTCTGGCGCCAGGACCACAACGGCTTCTCGCACCAGGACCCCGGTTTCGTCGACCACGTCCTCAACAAGAGCCCCGAGGTGGTCCGCGTCTACCTGCCGCCGGACACCAACACCCTCCTCTCCACCGCCGACCACGTGCTGCGCAGCCGGGACTACGTCAACGTGATCGTGTGCGGGAAGCAGCCGACGTTCGACTGGCTGACCATGGACCAGGCCCGCGCCCACTGCGCCCGCGGGGCGGGCGTCTGGGAGTGGGCCGGCACCGAGGACGGGACCCGCGAACCGGACGTGGTGCTCGCCTGTGCCGGGGACGTCCCCACCCTGGAGACGATGGCCGCCGCCGACCTGCTCCGGCGCCATCTGCCCGACCTCGCCGTACGCGTGGTGAACGTCGTCGACATGACCCGGCTGCTGCCGCACGGGGAGCACCCGCACGGCATGCCCGACAACGAGTACGACGCGCTCTTCACCCGGGACAAGCCGGTCATCTTCGCCTACCACGGCTACCCGTGGCTGGTCCACCGCCTCGCCTACCGCCGGGCCGGCCACGCCAACCTCCATGTGCGCGGCTACAAGGAGGAGGGCACGACCACCACCCCCTTCGACATGGTGGTCCGCAACGACCTCGACCGGTACCGGCTCGTCATGGACGTGGTGGACCGGGTACCCGGCCTCGGGGTCCGCGCCGTCGCCGTACGCCAGGCCATGGCGGACGCGCGGTCCCGGCACCACGACTACATCCGCGAGTTCGGCGAGGACATGCCCGAGGTGGCCGACTGGTCCTGGACCGGCTGA
- a CDS encoding chemotaxis protein, translating into MDTDALTTGVLKELRATRAYPVLSLTMPTHRRAPENAQDSVRLRNLVAEASSRLDADPRVSRETAAALRAQLDRAVTEVDARRALDSLVLLVSTREYQIWQLPRTAPERVVLSDTYLTRNLVAAKAQSQPYWALTVAADHAALWGGTADSVHLEERGGFPLTAPTEAPNPQRMERIGDTPSTYSDEETRQFLRTADERLGAVLDADPRPLYLVGLPPALSLLDEAGSRAHAAVGRVAKGAPADIAPAALLAELGTAMAEHAERRAAEVRARLDAARGAKTFAGGLDEVWTSVGEGRAGLVVVEEHFQRTARTSEGHLVPVDAEEAAPGDASVREDVVDELVEAALDSGAEVVFLPDGTLTEHGGIAAALRY; encoded by the coding sequence ATGGACACGGACGCCCTGACCACCGGAGTGCTCAAGGAACTGCGGGCGACCCGCGCCTATCCGGTCCTGTCCCTGACGATGCCCACCCACCGCCGCGCCCCGGAGAACGCCCAGGACTCCGTACGGCTGCGCAACCTGGTCGCTGAGGCGTCGAGCCGGCTGGACGCCGATCCGCGGGTGTCGCGGGAGACCGCCGCGGCGCTCCGCGCGCAGCTGGACCGGGCGGTCACCGAGGTGGACGCCCGGCGGGCCCTGGACTCGCTGGTGCTGCTCGTGAGCACGCGGGAGTACCAGATCTGGCAGTTGCCGCGTACGGCTCCCGAACGGGTGGTGCTCAGCGACACCTATCTGACCCGCAACCTGGTCGCGGCCAAGGCGCAGTCCCAGCCGTACTGGGCGCTGACCGTCGCCGCCGACCACGCGGCCCTGTGGGGCGGCACCGCGGACTCGGTGCACCTGGAGGAGAGGGGCGGCTTTCCGCTGACCGCCCCGACCGAGGCGCCGAACCCGCAGCGGATGGAGCGGATCGGGGACACCCCGAGCACCTACAGCGACGAGGAGACCCGCCAGTTCCTCCGTACGGCCGACGAGCGGCTGGGGGCCGTGCTGGACGCGGACCCGCGCCCCCTGTACCTGGTCGGCCTGCCGCCCGCGCTCTCGCTCCTGGACGAGGCGGGCTCACGTGCCCACGCGGCCGTCGGCCGGGTCGCCAAGGGCGCGCCCGCCGACATCGCGCCGGCCGCCCTGCTGGCCGAACTCGGGACGGCGATGGCGGAGCACGCCGAGCGCCGAGCCGCCGAGGTGCGGGCCCGGCTCGACGCCGCGCGCGGGGCCAAGACCTTCGCGGGCGGCCTCGACGAGGTGTGGACCAGCGTCGGGGAGGGCCGCGCCGGGCTGGTCGTGGTGGAGGAGCACTTCCAGCGGACCGCGCGCACGAGCGAGGGGCATCTCGTCCCGGTGGACGCCGAGGAGGCGGCCCCGGGCGACGCGTCGGTGCGCGAGGACGTGGTGGACGAACTCGTCGAAGCCGCCCTGGACAGCGGCGCCGAGGTCGTGTTCCTCCCGGACGGCACCCTGACCGAGCACGGCGGGATCGCGGCGGCGCTGCGTTACTGA
- a CDS encoding DUF1269 domain-containing protein translates to MSTLTVWKFRTADAAEDVEASLKSLQKQGLIRIIDAAVVSWPADRTAPRTRQLRNLVGAGALGGTFWGMLFGLLFMMPLLGAAIGAAAGALGGKLADVGIDDAFIDEVKREVTPGTSALFLLTMSEITDRIGAALPAGGAELLHSNLDAASEERLRAVFAEDVEDMEGTGDAGGAERDRDSGGGAAPGAVGGR, encoded by the coding sequence ATGTCCACCCTCACCGTGTGGAAGTTCCGGACGGCCGACGCCGCCGAGGACGTGGAGGCGTCGCTGAAGTCCCTTCAGAAGCAGGGGCTCATCAGGATCATCGACGCGGCGGTGGTCAGCTGGCCCGCCGACCGCACCGCACCACGCACCCGGCAGCTCCGCAATCTGGTAGGCGCCGGGGCTCTCGGCGGCACCTTCTGGGGCATGCTCTTCGGGCTGCTCTTCATGATGCCGCTGCTCGGTGCGGCCATCGGCGCCGCCGCCGGGGCGCTCGGCGGCAAGCTCGCCGACGTGGGGATCGACGACGCCTTCATCGACGAGGTCAAGAGAGAGGTCACACCCGGAACGTCCGCGCTCTTCCTGCTCACCATGAGCGAGATCACCGACCGCATCGGCGCGGCGCTCCCCGCGGGCGGAGCCGAACTGCTGCACAGCAACCTGGACGCCGCGAGCGAGGAGAGACTCCGCGCCGTCTTCGCCGAAGACGTCGAAGACATGGAAGGCACCGGGGATGCCGGCGGCGCGGAACGCGACCGTGACTCCGGGGGCGGGGCGGCGCCCGGAGCGGTCGGGGGAAGGTGA
- the glsA gene encoding glutaminase A, whose product MTAALGELRSRFSGVRQGEVASYIPELRRADPDAFGLALVSMDGHPYSVGEARTPFTVQSVSKPFVYALALAELGLDEVSAWVNAEPSGEAFNAISLERGTGRPANAMVNAGALVASSLVPDTPEHPRFDRILAFLSRFAGRPLDVDEAVYRSESVTGDRNRALAYLIRSAGRLPVDPVTATQTYFRQCAVRVNAVDLAVMAATLAHGGENPVTGDRVVSEEVAAQVLAVMATCGMYDASGEWLLRVGLPAKSGVSGGLIAAGPARFGLASYSPPLDAAGTSVRGRAAFAALSQRLGLHLMLNPALPGSTVTLVTTGEDPLPGGGPVAGETGKVAVVAAQGALDFTAAERVLHGLDEAASGGAPSVVLDLARVDGIEPVAYAMLRQGLARLERAGHHVALADPAGRLAAPPGGGRPRDGGPPRFATRAEAAARCAREGGR is encoded by the coding sequence GTGACCGCCGCCCTCGGTGAGCTGCGGTCGCGGTTCTCCGGAGTCCGGCAGGGTGAAGTGGCGTCGTACATCCCCGAGTTGCGCCGAGCCGATCCGGACGCCTTCGGGCTCGCCCTGGTGAGCATGGACGGTCATCCCTACAGCGTCGGCGAGGCGCGTACGCCCTTCACCGTGCAGTCCGTCTCCAAGCCGTTCGTCTACGCCCTCGCGCTGGCCGAACTCGGCCTCGACGAAGTGTCGGCCTGGGTGAACGCGGAACCCAGCGGCGAGGCGTTCAACGCCATCAGCCTGGAGCGCGGCACCGGCCGGCCCGCCAACGCCATGGTCAACGCGGGCGCCCTGGTCGCCTCCTCCCTCGTCCCGGACACCCCGGAACACCCGCGGTTCGACCGCATCCTGGCCTTCCTGAGCAGGTTCGCGGGCCGGCCCCTCGACGTCGACGAGGCGGTGTACCGCTCCGAGTCGGTGACCGGCGACCGCAACCGGGCGCTGGCCTACCTGATCCGCAGCGCCGGCCGGCTTCCCGTCGATCCGGTCACCGCCACCCAGACGTACTTCCGCCAGTGCGCGGTGCGCGTGAACGCCGTGGACCTCGCGGTCATGGCGGCCACCCTGGCCCACGGCGGCGAGAATCCGGTGACCGGCGACCGGGTCGTCTCCGAGGAGGTCGCGGCGCAGGTACTGGCCGTCATGGCGACCTGCGGGATGTACGACGCGTCGGGGGAGTGGCTGCTCCGCGTCGGGTTGCCGGCCAAGAGCGGGGTTTCGGGTGGTCTGATCGCCGCCGGGCCCGCCCGGTTCGGGCTCGCCTCCTACAGCCCGCCGCTCGACGCCGCCGGAACGTCCGTACGCGGGCGGGCCGCCTTCGCCGCCCTCTCGCAGCGCCTCGGACTCCACCTCATGCTCAATCCCGCGCTGCCCGGTTCCACCGTCACGCTCGTCACCACGGGGGAGGACCCGCTGCCCGGCGGCGGACCGGTCGCGGGGGAAACGGGGAAGGTGGCGGTGGTCGCCGCCCAGGGAGCGCTCGACTTCACCGCGGCCGAGCGGGTGCTCCACGGACTCGACGAGGCGGCCTCCGGCGGCGCCCCGTCCGTGGTGCTGGACCTGGCGCGGGTGGACGGGATCGAGCCGGTGGCCTACGCGATGCTGCGGCAGGGGCTCGCCCGGCTGGAGCGGGCGGGCCACCATGTGGCCCTCGCCGACCCCGCCGGACGGCTGGCCGCCCCGCCCGGCGGCGGCCGTCCGCGGGACGGCGGACCGCCTCGTTTCGCGACCCGGGCCGAGGCGGCCGCGCGGTGCGCCCGGGAAGGTGGCCGGTGA
- a CDS encoding endonuclease — protein MSRRPKIYARPLLAALASVLVLTGTAAAAPADDGPAPAAVAVAGTSSATAVTSSLVDTYYANALGKSGTALKAALHTIIKSQTKVSYSQVWEALKDTDEDPAHPGNVILLYTGESQSEDDNGGNVGQWNREHVWAKSHGDFGTATGPGTDLHHLRPADVQVNSIRGNKDFDNGGSQVSGAPGNYTDADSFEPRDADKGDVARMILYMAVRYEGDDTWADLEPNEKVSNGSAPYIGKLSVLKQWSQEDPPSSFEKNRNEVIYSAYQHNRNPFIDHPEWVESIW, from the coding sequence ATGTCCCGTCGCCCGAAAATCTACGCGCGTCCACTCCTGGCGGCCCTCGCCTCCGTCCTCGTCCTCACGGGCACCGCCGCGGCCGCTCCGGCCGACGACGGTCCGGCGCCCGCGGCGGTCGCCGTCGCCGGCACCTCGTCCGCGACCGCGGTGACCTCCTCACTCGTCGACACCTACTACGCCAACGCCCTCGGCAAGTCCGGCACCGCCCTCAAGGCGGCTCTGCACACCATCATCAAGAGCCAGACCAAGGTCTCCTACAGCCAGGTCTGGGAGGCGCTGAAGGACACCGACGAGGACCCCGCCCACCCCGGCAACGTCATCCTCCTGTACACCGGCGAGTCCCAGTCCGAGGACGACAACGGCGGAAACGTCGGCCAGTGGAACCGCGAGCACGTGTGGGCCAAGTCGCACGGGGACTTCGGTACGGCGACGGGCCCCGGCACCGACCTCCACCACCTGCGCCCGGCCGACGTCCAGGTCAACTCCATCCGCGGCAACAAGGACTTCGACAACGGCGGCAGCCAAGTGTCCGGTGCCCCCGGCAACTACACCGACGCCGACTCCTTCGAGCCCCGGGACGCGGACAAGGGCGACGTGGCGCGGATGATCCTCTACATGGCGGTGCGGTACGAGGGCGACGACACCTGGGCCGACCTGGAGCCCAACGAGAAGGTGAGCAACGGCTCGGCGCCGTACATCGGCAAGCTCTCGGTACTCAAGCAGTGGAGCCAGGAGGACCCGCCGAGCTCCTTCGAGAAGAACCGCAACGAGGTCATATACAGCGCCTACCAGCACAACCGGAACCCGTTCATCGACCACCCGGAGTGGGTCGAGTCGATCTGGTAG
- a CDS encoding methyltransferase, translated as MNCLTTSQGPVDLARFPEHPRDPFRAWDAADEYLLNRLEGPAEPGAAGPAGPVDLSGTVVVVGDRWGALSTVLAGHGPVQIADSFLAQSATRANLARNGVDPGAVRLLSSRDTPPERIDVLLVRVPKSLAFLEDQLHRLAPSLHEGTVVIGAGMVKEIHTSTLKLFERIVGPTRTSLAVRKARLIFSTPDPSLPRTPSPWPLRYALPDDIGAASGRTVANHAGIFCAERLDIGTRFFLKHLPPRSGPDRVVDLGCGNGVVGLAAALANPDASVLFTDESYQAVASAEETFRALTDAGREASFAVGDALSDTEPGSVDLVLSNPPFHSHTATTDATARTMFVSARTALRQGGELWVVGNRHLGHHTQLRRIFGNCTTVAGDPKFVVLRAVKR; from the coding sequence ATGAACTGTTTGACGACGTCACAGGGCCCCGTCGATCTGGCCCGTTTCCCCGAACACCCGCGCGACCCGTTCCGTGCCTGGGACGCGGCCGACGAGTACCTCCTCAACCGACTGGAGGGACCGGCGGAACCCGGGGCCGCCGGACCGGCCGGGCCGGTCGACCTCTCCGGCACTGTCGTGGTGGTGGGCGACCGCTGGGGCGCCCTCTCCACGGTCCTGGCCGGGCACGGTCCCGTCCAGATCGCCGATTCCTTCCTGGCGCAGAGTGCCACCCGGGCGAACCTCGCCCGCAACGGCGTCGACCCCGGGGCGGTGCGCCTGCTGTCGTCCCGCGACACCCCGCCGGAACGCATCGACGTCCTGCTCGTACGCGTGCCCAAGAGCCTCGCGTTCCTCGAGGACCAGCTGCACCGCCTCGCGCCCTCCCTCCACGAGGGCACCGTGGTCATCGGCGCCGGCATGGTCAAGGAGATCCACACCTCCACGCTCAAGCTCTTCGAGCGCATCGTCGGCCCGACCCGCACCTCGCTCGCGGTCCGCAAGGCCCGGCTGATCTTCTCCACCCCCGACCCGTCCCTGCCCCGGACCCCCAGCCCCTGGCCGCTGCGGTACGCACTCCCCGACGACATCGGAGCAGCCTCCGGCCGCACCGTCGCCAACCACGCCGGAATCTTCTGCGCCGAACGGCTCGACATCGGCACCCGCTTCTTCCTGAAGCACCTGCCCCCGCGCTCCGGCCCCGATCGGGTCGTCGACCTCGGCTGCGGCAACGGAGTCGTCGGCCTCGCGGCCGCGCTCGCCAACCCGGACGCGTCCGTCCTCTTCACCGACGAGTCCTACCAGGCCGTCGCCTCCGCCGAGGAGACGTTCCGGGCCCTTACGGACGCCGGGCGCGAAGCCTCGTTCGCCGTCGGTGACGCCCTGTCGGACACCGAACCCGGCAGCGTGGACCTGGTCCTCAGCAATCCGCCGTTCCACTCCCACACGGCCACCACCGACGCCACCGCCCGCACCATGTTCGTCAGCGCGCGCACGGCGCTGCGCCAGGGCGGCGAACTGTGGGTGGTCGGCAACCGGCACCTCGGCCACCACACGCAGCTGCGCCGGATCTTCGGCAACTGCACCACCGTCGCCGGTGACCCCAAGTTCGTCGTGCTGCGCGCCGTGAAGCGCTGA
- a CDS encoding oxygenase MpaB family protein: MHADPMMWVAGVRALYLQALHPRALRGVTQNSDFRNDAWGRLLRTADFVSVLTYGTTEDAEKAGARVRRIHRHLTATDPESGERYGVDEPELLLWVHCAEIASYLHVQRRSGYPLTDAHADRYVDEQRRSARCVGLDPAAVPATTAQLDAYFLRVRPDLAASPEAAEVDDFLRRPPVPAPLVPARAVLWPRFAALAYDSLPPYAHALYGRPAPPAATVDRRLRAAGRLLRAVPAPLRRQLPPRRIVTAMGRLGPGSRPGPHGLP, from the coding sequence ATGCACGCGGACCCCATGATGTGGGTGGCCGGTGTGCGGGCCCTGTACCTCCAGGCGCTGCACCCGCGCGCCCTCCGGGGCGTCACACAGAACAGCGACTTCCGCAACGACGCCTGGGGCCGGCTCCTGCGCACCGCCGACTTCGTGAGCGTCCTCACCTACGGCACCACCGAGGACGCGGAGAAGGCGGGTGCCCGGGTCCGCCGGATCCACCGCCACCTCACCGCCACCGATCCGGAGAGCGGAGAGCGCTACGGCGTCGACGAACCGGAACTGCTCCTGTGGGTGCACTGCGCCGAGATCGCCTCCTACCTCCACGTCCAGCGCCGCTCCGGCTACCCCCTGACCGACGCGCACGCCGACCGGTACGTCGACGAACAGCGCCGCAGCGCCCGGTGCGTCGGACTCGATCCGGCCGCCGTGCCCGCCACCACCGCACAGCTCGACGCCTACTTCCTGCGGGTCCGTCCCGACCTCGCGGCGTCTCCGGAAGCCGCGGAGGTCGACGACTTCCTGCGCCGCCCGCCCGTGCCCGCACCCCTGGTGCCCGCCCGGGCGGTGCTCTGGCCTCGTTTCGCCGCGCTCGCCTACGACTCCCTGCCCCCGTACGCGCACGCCCTGTACGGCCGCCCGGCTCCCCCCGCCGCCACCGTCGACCGACGGCTGCGCGCCGCCGGCCGGCTCCTGCGGGCCGTGCCCGCACCCCTGCGCCGGCAGCTGCCACCCCGGCGCATCGTGACCGCGATGGGCCGCCTCGGCCCCGGGAGCCGCCCCGGCCCGCACGGACTTCCCTGA